A single Brassica rapa cultivar Chiifu-401-42 chromosome A04, CAAS_Brap_v3.01, whole genome shotgun sequence DNA region contains:
- the LOC103865737 gene encoding aspartic proteinase PCS1 → MMASSSLSNLLRQISVLLLIFPLTLFNTSSSDQTPLVFSLKTQKLPQSSSDKLSFSHNVTLTVSLSVGSPPQNISMVLDTGSELSWLHCKKTPNLGSVFNPVSSSSYKPVPCSSNICRTRTRDLPIPASCDPKTHLCHVAVSYADATSIEGSLAHETFVIGSSTRPETLFGCMDSGLSSDSEEDAKTTGLMGMNRGALSFVNQLGFSKFSYCISGSDSSGILLLGDSSFSWLGPIQYTPLVLQTTPLPYFDRVAYTVQLEGIRVGTKLLSLPKSIFVPDHTGAGQTIVDSGTQFTFLMGPVYTALKTEFIAQTKSVLKVVDDPNFVFQGTMDLCYRVGSLTRPNFSGLPVVSLMFRGAEMSVAGEKLLYRVNGAGSGGKDQVYCFTFGNSDLLGIEAFVIGHHHQQNVWMEFDLAKSRVGFGADVRCDQASQRLGLRD, encoded by the coding sequence ATGATGGCTTCATCATCTCTTTCAAATTTATTACGTCAAATTTCAGTTTTACTTCTCATTTTCCCTCTCACACTCTTCAATACATCTTCTTCAGACCAAACACCACTCGTGTTTTCTCTCAAAACCCAAAAGCTTCCTCAGTCTTCTTCAGACAAGCTTTCTTTCAGTCATAATGTCACACTCACGGTCTCTCTCTCCGTCGGCTCTCCGCCACAAAACATCTCCATGGTTCTCGACACCGGAAGCGAGCTTTCTTGGCTTCACTGCAAGAAAACCCCAAACTTAGGATCCGTATTCAACCCGGTTTCATCCTCTTCCTATAAGCCCGTACCTTGCTCGTCCAATATCTGCAGGACCCGGACCCGGGATTTGCCCATACCCGCTTCATGTGACCCGAAGACCCATCTTTGCCACGTGGCAGTCTCCTACGCCGACGCTACCTCGATAGAAGGCAGTCTAGCTCACGAGACGTTCGTAATCGGGTCTTCAACCCGACCCGAGACGTTATTCGGGTGCATGGATTCGGGTTTAAGCTCCGATTCGGAGGAGGACGCTAAGACAACCGGTTTAATGGGAATGAACCGGGGAGCTTTATCGTTTGTTAACCAGCTCGGTTTCTCCAAATTCTCTTATTGCATCTCCGGTTCAGACTCCTCCGGTATACTGCTTCTCGGTGACTCGAGTTTCTCGTGGCTCGGTCCTATCCAATACACGCCTTTGGTACTCCAAACGACGCCGTTACCGTATTTCGACCGGGTTGCTTACACGGTCCAATTAGAAGGAATCCGGGTCGGAACAAAGTTGCTTTCTCTACCGAAATCCATTTTCGTACCGGACCATACCGGAGCCGGTCAGACGATTGTGGATTCAGGTACACAGTTCACGTTCCTGATGGGTCCGGTTTATACCGCTTTGAAAACCGAGTTTATTGCGCAGACCAAATCGGTTCTCAAAGTTGTAGACGATCCGAATTTTGTGTTCCAAGGGACAATGGACCTTTGTTACCGGGTTGGGTCGTTAACCCGGCCCAATTTCTCTGGTTTGCCCGTTGTTAGTTTAATGTTTCGTGGCGCGGAGATGAGCGTGGCGGGTGAGAAGCTGTTGTACCGGGTAAACGGAGCCGGTTCGGGAGGAAAGGATCAGGTGTATTGCTTCACATTTGGGAACTCCGATCTTTTGGGAATAGAAGCGTTTGTGATTGGTCATCATCATCAGCAGAACGTGTGGATGGAGTTTGATCTTGCTAAATCAAGGGTTGGATTTGGTGCTGACGTCAGATGTGATCAAGCTAGTCAACGGCTCGGATTGCGAGATTGA
- the LOC103865739 gene encoding succinate dehydrogenase assembly factor 1, mitochondrial: MGATKLSGMQKQVLSLYRGFLRAARSKPTTEDRKRIETIVSTEFRKNSKEVDRKNFQYIEYLLRLGHKQLDQLKSPDMVSISSVKIN, translated from the coding sequence ATGGGAGCTACGAAACTTTCGGGGATGCAAAAGCAAGTCCTGAGTCTCTACAGAGGATTCCTAAGAGCAGCTCGTTCAAAGCCAACGACGGAAGACAGGAAGAGAATAGAGACGATCGTGTCGACCGAGTTTCGCAAGAACTCAAAGGAGGTTGACCGTAAGAACTTTCAGTACATTGAGTATCTGCTTCGGCTAGGTCATAAACAACTTGACCAACTCAAAAGTCCCGATATGGTTTCCATCTCCTCTGTGAAGATCAACTAG